Proteins found in one Actinokineospora alba genomic segment:
- a CDS encoding cysteine desulfurase family protein, with amino-acid sequence MTYLDHAATTPILPAVAEALTGALTTYGNASSLHTSGRLARRAVEEARETVAAALGARPSEVIFTSGGTESDNLAVKGIHWARRAKNPARTRVLVSAVEHHAVLDAATWLAEHDGAEVVHLEVDAFGRVHEDTLRAAIAEDPESVSVVSVMWANNEVGTVNPVRELAAACAAHGIPFHTDAVQAVGVLPVDFAASGANALTVSGHKLGGPFGVGALLLGRDVPCAPVSHGGGQERDVRSGTLNAPAIAAFAEAVRVAAAERVERADRLAVLRADLVARVRAALPDAILNGDPGESTVDDGPSRLPGNAHFSFPGCEGDSLLMLLDAKGIECSTGSACTAGVAQPSHVLLAMGAEPAIARGSLRFSLGHTSTVDDVDTLVEAIGPVVERARSAGLAGMRRAKSRAAAEV; translated from the coding sequence ATGACCTATCTCGACCATGCGGCCACCACGCCCATCCTTCCCGCGGTGGCCGAGGCCCTCACCGGGGCGTTGACCACCTACGGCAACGCCTCTTCGCTGCATACCTCCGGCAGGCTGGCCCGACGCGCCGTCGAGGAGGCCCGCGAGACCGTCGCCGCGGCGCTGGGCGCCCGCCCCTCCGAGGTGATCTTCACCTCCGGTGGCACGGAGAGCGACAACCTCGCGGTCAAGGGCATCCACTGGGCCCGCCGGGCGAAGAACCCGGCCCGCACCCGGGTGCTGGTCTCCGCGGTCGAACACCACGCCGTGCTCGACGCCGCCACCTGGCTCGCCGAGCACGACGGCGCCGAGGTCGTCCACCTCGAGGTCGACGCGTTCGGCCGGGTCCACGAGGACACCCTGCGGGCCGCGATCGCCGAGGACCCGGAGTCCGTCTCGGTCGTCAGCGTGATGTGGGCCAACAACGAGGTCGGCACCGTCAACCCGGTGCGCGAACTGGCCGCCGCCTGCGCCGCGCACGGCATCCCGTTCCACACCGACGCCGTGCAGGCCGTCGGCGTCCTGCCGGTCGACTTCGCCGCGAGCGGCGCCAACGCCCTGACCGTGTCCGGCCACAAGCTCGGCGGGCCGTTCGGCGTGGGCGCGCTGCTGCTGGGCCGCGACGTGCCCTGCGCCCCCGTGTCCCACGGCGGCGGGCAGGAGCGCGACGTGCGCTCCGGCACCCTCAACGCACCCGCGATAGCGGCCTTCGCCGAGGCCGTCCGCGTCGCCGCCGCCGAGCGGGTCGAGCGCGCCGACCGGCTGGCCGTGCTGCGCGCCGACCTGGTCGCCCGCGTCCGTGCCGCGCTGCCCGACGCCATCCTCAACGGCGACCCCGGTGAGTCCACAGTGGACGATGGTCCGTCGCGGCTCCCCGGCAACGCCCACTTCTCCTTCCCCGGGTGCGAAGGCGACAGCCTGCTGATGCTGCTCGACGCCAAGGGCATCGAGTGCTCGACCGGCTCGGCCTGCACCGCGGGTGTCGCCCAGCCCAGCCACGTGCTGCTCGCGATGGGCGCCGAGCCCGCCATCGCCCGCGGCTCGCTGCGCTTCTCGCTGGGACACACGTCGACCGTCGATGACGTCGACACCCTGGTCGAGGCCATCGGACCGGTGGTCGAGCGAGCCCGCAGCGCGGGTCTCGCCGGAATGCGGCGGGCCAAGTCCCGAGCCGCGGCGGAGGTGTGA
- a CDS encoding MFS transporter, with protein MTVTEPPSGSLWSSENRATTVGVLLLITIAAFEHLGVSTAMPRMLAELDGGHLYAWPFTSFLAASVVATVLSGRLCDRVGPGPALMVGPTLFLAGLIVAGTAGDMAGLLVGRALQGLGLGTEVAAIYVLVALIYAEKYRPAAFGLLAAAWVIPSIIGPTAAGIATERLGWRWVFLGLAPLAVLGAILLVPALRALPKPTRPATPGKRGLPLAAVAAAVGITAVTWAAQHPSLGTLWIGLGGLAVLLPALRTLLPIGTLTGRKGLPRTVLARGVLAGSFFGVEAFLPLTLTAVHGYSPAMAGLPLTLGALGWSGASHWQGRRPDIPRAKLIRWGFAILAVGLASTAFIAPAWGPHWLASVMWVVSGAGIGMAFPAINVLALQQTSEQERGFTSSALQVADMVFSAVCVGFGGVLLVSLATAAAPTAAVLPLNLVMAGVAALGFVLYSRDGNGRWAGSRDRGAESRSTLVER; from the coding sequence GTGACGGTCACCGAACCACCCAGCGGATCCCTGTGGAGCTCCGAGAACCGGGCCACCACGGTCGGCGTCCTGCTGCTCATCACCATCGCCGCCTTCGAACACCTCGGGGTCAGCACCGCGATGCCCCGGATGCTCGCCGAGCTCGACGGCGGCCACCTCTACGCCTGGCCGTTCACCTCCTTCCTCGCCGCCAGCGTCGTGGCGACCGTCCTCTCGGGGCGGCTCTGCGACCGGGTCGGGCCGGGCCCGGCGCTGATGGTCGGCCCGACGCTGTTCCTGGCGGGGCTGATCGTCGCCGGAACGGCGGGCGACATGGCCGGACTGCTGGTCGGACGCGCCCTGCAGGGCCTTGGCCTGGGCACCGAGGTCGCCGCGATCTACGTGTTGGTCGCCCTCATCTACGCGGAGAAGTACCGGCCCGCCGCGTTCGGGCTGCTCGCCGCGGCCTGGGTGATCCCGTCCATCATCGGCCCGACTGCGGCCGGTATCGCCACCGAGCGGCTCGGGTGGCGGTGGGTGTTCCTCGGCCTGGCCCCGCTCGCCGTCCTCGGCGCGATCCTGCTGGTCCCGGCCCTGCGCGCGCTGCCGAAGCCGACGCGACCGGCCACCCCGGGCAAACGTGGACTGCCGCTCGCCGCCGTCGCTGCGGCCGTCGGGATCACGGCGGTGACATGGGCGGCGCAGCACCCGTCCCTCGGGACGCTGTGGATCGGGCTCGGCGGGCTGGCCGTGCTGCTGCCCGCCCTCCGCACGCTGCTCCCCATCGGGACCCTCACCGGCCGCAAGGGCCTGCCCCGCACCGTGCTGGCACGCGGCGTCCTGGCCGGCTCGTTCTTCGGCGTCGAGGCGTTCCTGCCGCTGACCCTGACCGCTGTCCACGGCTACTCGCCCGCGATGGCCGGACTCCCGCTCACCCTCGGCGCGCTCGGCTGGTCCGGGGCCTCGCACTGGCAGGGCAGACGGCCCGACATCCCCCGCGCCAAGCTGATCCGCTGGGGTTTCGCGATCCTCGCGGTCGGGCTCGCGTCGACGGCGTTCATCGCCCCCGCCTGGGGACCGCACTGGCTGGCCTCGGTCATGTGGGTGGTCAGCGGCGCGGGCATCGGGATGGCCTTCCCGGCGATCAACGTGCTCGCCCTGCAGCAGACCTCCGAGCAGGAGCGCGGTTTCACCTCGTCGGCGCTGCAGGTCGCCGACATGGTGTTCTCCGCGGTCTGCGTCGGGTTCGGCGGCGTCCTGCTCGTGTCGCTCGCCACAGCGGCCGCCCCGACCGCGGCGGTCCTCCCGCTCAACCTGGTGATGGCGGGCGTCGCCGCCCTGGGTTTCGTCCTCTACAGCCGTGATGGGAACGGCCGGTGGGCGGGATCTCGTGACAGGGGTGCGGAGAGTCGGTCTACTCTGGTTGAGCGATGA
- a CDS encoding SigE family RNA polymerase sigma factor, with amino-acid sequence MTDRDNEFVDYVKARGAALRRTAFLLCGDWHRAEDLVQSALLKLFRAWPKIRADDAVDAYARKILVRTAIDESRRLWRKREWGADDLPEVAAPHEDHDGALDARRALGRLPVRQRAAVVLRYWEDLPVEEVAQLLGCAEGTVKSQCAKGLASLRRMLRDEMVLEGPR; translated from the coding sequence GTGACCGATCGCGACAACGAGTTCGTCGACTACGTCAAAGCGCGCGGGGCGGCGCTGCGCCGCACAGCGTTCCTGCTGTGCGGCGACTGGCACCGGGCGGAGGACCTGGTGCAGAGCGCGCTGCTCAAGCTGTTCCGCGCCTGGCCCAAGATCCGCGCGGACGACGCGGTCGACGCGTACGCCCGCAAGATCCTGGTGCGCACGGCCATCGACGAGTCCCGGCGCCTGTGGCGCAAACGCGAATGGGGCGCCGACGACCTCCCCGAGGTGGCGGCCCCACACGAGGACCACGACGGCGCACTCGACGCCCGACGCGCGCTCGGCCGTCTCCCGGTCCGGCAGCGGGCGGCGGTGGTGCTGCGGTACTGGGAGGACCTGCCGGTCGAGGAAGTCGCACAGCTGCTCGGCTGCGCGGAGGGAACGGTGAAGAGCCAGTGCGCCAAGGGCCTGGCCTCACTACGGCGGATGCTCCGCGACGAGATGGTGTTGGAGGGACCGCGATGA
- a CDS encoding class F sortase, whose product MSSAPPPVSQSTAATQSTTTAARIKPVSVEIPKIGAKSSLVPVGLTADGALDVPPTSQPLQAAWYELGPTPGEVGPSVVLGHVDGDGNPGIFHQLTKLTPGDEVLIAREDGSTVTFVVRRLQQVAKDAFPTEEVYGDTAGPELRLITCGGSFDRATGNYRDNIIAYATPKSG is encoded by the coding sequence ATATCCAGCGCACCGCCGCCGGTTAGCCAAAGCACGGCAGCGACCCAAAGCACGACCACGGCCGCTCGAATCAAGCCGGTGTCGGTGGAGATCCCGAAGATCGGCGCGAAGTCCTCGCTGGTGCCGGTCGGGCTCACCGCCGACGGCGCGCTCGACGTGCCGCCGACCTCGCAGCCCCTGCAAGCCGCCTGGTACGAACTGGGGCCGACGCCGGGTGAGGTCGGGCCGTCGGTGGTGCTCGGGCACGTCGACGGCGACGGCAATCCGGGCATCTTCCACCAGCTCACCAAACTCACCCCGGGCGACGAGGTGCTGATCGCCCGCGAGGACGGCAGCACCGTGACCTTCGTCGTCCGCAGGCTGCAGCAGGTGGCGAAGGACGCCTTCCCCACCGAAGAGGTCTACGGCGACACCGCGGGCCCCGAGTTGCGGCTGATCACCTGCGGCGGCAGCTTCGACCGCGCCACAGGAAATTACCGCGACAACATCATCGCCTACGCCACCCCGAAATCAGGCTGA